DNA from Amorphoplanes friuliensis DSM 7358:
AGCTCGCTGTAAGGGGCCGAGGTGTACCAGCTCGGAAATCAGCCAGTCTTCGACGCCTTGAGCCTGCTATGAACCAAGGCTTTCTACGTCAATTCCTTCCCTTAGCGCCGCCTCTGCCAACTGCGACAGCGATGCGTACTTTCGCCAATTGGTGGGTAGCTTAAGAGGGACTAGCAGGTCTTGGTGCTCGGCCGGGACACTCCTCTTCATCTTTCGTAGAATGATGCGCTGGTTTATACCTAGGATTGCGTGCACTCGTCTGCGATCGTCCTCGTGCCTCAGCTCCCTCTTTGCGAGGTCAGCGGCATCGCGATAAAACTTGAGACCGGTCTCGACGTCGCCCATAGATATTGCTACGAGTCCAGCCGTAGCAACTGGGACATGGCGATTGACTTCCATCCTGTGAATCACCGAAACGGCTTCCCGCGCACGGCCGGCCATCGCAAGACAGTAAGCCGTGTTGTTTAGAACAATTTGACTGGACGGAAGACGCTTCAACGCCTGAAGTCCACAATCGGCTGCAACGCTATATTTGCCCTCGACCGCGCCCAGCAGATAGACCGACAGGCCCACGGCCATCTCGTTCAGTGGGCTCCGGGCGGCCCATTCCGCGACGAGTTCCTGTTCCTCGGCAAACCTGCACTGCAAATGCAATACCCTTGCCCTGGCCGGAATTAGCTTTTCGGCCGAATGCCACTCCGATGCCTGGTCAATTAGGTGGGTCACGCCTTCGACCTGATCCGTACGGGACAAAAGTCCAAGGTATGCCATCACAACGTTGACACTGCGACCGCCCGCCCGAGAGGCTTGCCCCTTTATGTCCTTGAGTGCCTTTTCGATATTCCAATCACCTCGGAGATATTTCAGCACTGCGATATTCGCCCCTACTTCAGCGCTGGCCCTAAGGCTGGCTGGGAGGTTTGTGACAGCCCGTGCCCTTTGCAGGACGCCAAGCGCCAGGTCCAGCTCGTTGGCATCCCAGTGGATGCCAGCGCGAGCTAGAGCAATGTCAGCATCTTCTCCTCGGGCGTGTGAGAGCCGGTCGAGTTCACTATGCGCTTGCACAAACTGCCGCACGTTCATGTAGTAGCCCACGAGGTTGAAACTCGCAGTCTCGTCCATAGGCGCGATTGCTACGGCCTGTCTTGCTGTTCTGACAGCCTTAGTGGGTG
Protein-coding regions in this window:
- a CDS encoding tetratricopeptide repeat protein, which encodes MISAADTNTAIIASPTEALRASPSALRVVNPILASVGLIAELDKYDQGVEDTGADGDPESAKIDKRWNELRTSAYESAKQFADANANSVTAWARLAQAAHNASLTQSAAEAAIAALKLSTVRVSAGTEIDGPAVYSAAAVLAAVGQAATAESYLAQLPATPSIVVLLAALAVERDDFTRAMELIKSVSSSNATALRAWLFLKEGRAQEALHELRSVHRTTSPTPETLANTAFAYAVLGSPTKAVRTARQAVAIAPMDETASFNLVGYYMNVRQFVQAHSELDRLSHARGEDADIALARAGIHWDANELDLALGVLQRARAVTNLPASLRASAEVGANIAVLKYLRGDWNIEKALKDIKGQASRAGGRSVNVVMAYLGLLSRTDQVEGVTHLIDQASEWHSAEKLIPARARVLHLQCRFAEEQELVAEWAARSPLNEMAVGLSVYLLGAVEGKYSVAADCGLQALKRLPSSQIVLNNTAYCLAMAGRAREAVSVIHRMEVNRHVPVATAGLVAISMGDVETGLKFYRDAADLAKRELRHEDDRRRVHAILGINQRIILRKMKRSVPAEHQDLLVPLKLPTNWRKYASLSQLAEAALREGIDVESLGS